The Enteractinococcus fodinae genome has a segment encoding these proteins:
- a CDS encoding ABC transporter ATP-binding protein — translation MTAIELINIHLGYPNGNQVFAGAELTVAKGEILGVLGASGAGKSTLLRLIAGLQHPHAGTVKIAGEIADDEGRYHMPPHRRDCTMVFQDAQLFPHRSVAGNVAYGLEAARVPAAQRRRRVAEVLEMVDIAELADRAITELSGGQAQRVALARCLVIRPSVILFDEPLSALDRGLRQRLAVDIRELLKRTGTSAIYVTHDPAEATTVADRIAVVEHGQIQDLGPVPELDVSKLSESVASLLGGLGEVSGVVTAVSDDSTTIEIVDRLVVLPGRQGVVGDTVTVNLSR, via the coding sequence ATGACCGCCATCGAACTGATCAATATTCACCTGGGCTATCCCAATGGCAACCAAGTCTTCGCCGGGGCTGAGCTGACGGTCGCCAAGGGTGAGATTCTCGGGGTGCTTGGCGCCTCGGGTGCCGGCAAGTCGACCCTGTTACGGCTCATCGCCGGACTGCAGCACCCGCACGCCGGCACCGTCAAGATCGCCGGGGAAATTGCCGACGACGAGGGCCGTTACCACATGCCGCCGCACCGTCGCGACTGCACCATGGTTTTCCAGGACGCACAATTATTTCCGCACCGCAGTGTGGCCGGCAACGTCGCTTACGGGCTTGAAGCCGCCCGCGTACCAGCTGCGCAACGACGTCGTCGCGTGGCTGAGGTCTTAGAAATGGTCGACATTGCTGAGCTCGCCGACCGGGCGATAACGGAATTATCTGGTGGGCAGGCACAACGTGTTGCATTGGCGCGATGCTTGGTCATTCGCCCATCGGTCATTTTATTCGATGAGCCGCTTTCCGCCCTGGATCGTGGGTTACGGCAGCGCTTAGCTGTGGATATCCGAGAGTTATTAAAGCGCACCGGAACGTCAGCCATTTACGTCACGCATGACCCAGCCGAGGCCACGACCGTGGCAGACCGCATCGCGGTGGTTGAACACGGACAAATTCAGGACCTTGGTCCGGTCCCGGAGCTGGACGTGTCCAAACTGTCCGAATCCGTAGCGAGCTTATTGGGTGGTCTTGGTGAAGTCAGCGGCGTTGTGACCGCGGTCAGTGATGATTCGACGACGATTGAGATCGTTGATCGTCTCGTGGTGCTCCCGGGACGCCAGGGTGTTGTTGGGGATACCGTAACGGTCAATCTGAGTCGGTAG
- a CDS encoding HNH endonuclease signature motif containing protein, translating into MDTTQILPNIGSPVSSPAFDPAAADDMSVGEAVYAAAFFADVAAQRMADPAAAGDFARFVTASGEDWSGFKSATAPGAVPIPPDNYYDSLPGIAHMVRHQQRATDAILTHFAAHLEPALGDQAALLGTPDGVKGYKNGQVYFREVLKLSSAQTTKIHDRVPYVTWASGKNPALAAYQPNLLKVAESFAEGKISGENLDRIISMDKDLTKYVHKTKALPGIKRDILLAFEDALVDAAETLTPDELSEAKTRWANKIAHAIDPDGPLVSDALRKQPDNALRTQNLADGSGKISMHATPAVYAAFKNWSLHQLNFNGTPVEIPQEVLDLLATDDQEAPDPAAAVNDLNDLTSSPDPDAQAEDPQGATLSAEKTATIDPLTTGQRLAAIIIGMFQNLLTMDPKDLGVKKAHGAAAQLMIVQDIQTAYETLGVGALPEAVRRPPQAAGVLPPIITRPNPDHEPVCLNPDHTRGHSPPSWTQFMSEAVNIGAMRPADIAPLACDSKLVGQIWNSHHEVLAQHRAHRLFTPTQRRAILARDRGCQAPGCTVPAVYCQIHHIVEWLNNGTTNVDNAITLCAHHHGAVHNGKWKIRKHHGTTFFQPAPWLDPTQPLLRNLYWAL; encoded by the coding sequence ATGGATACCACCCAGATCTTGCCCAACATTGGCTCCCCGGTGTCCTCGCCAGCGTTTGACCCGGCAGCTGCCGATGACATGAGTGTGGGCGAAGCCGTCTACGCTGCAGCCTTCTTCGCCGACGTGGCCGCACAGCGGATGGCCGATCCGGCGGCAGCTGGTGACTTCGCCCGATTTGTGACGGCCTCTGGAGAGGACTGGAGCGGATTCAAGTCCGCGACTGCACCCGGTGCGGTGCCAATACCGCCAGATAACTATTATGATTCGCTGCCGGGCATTGCCCATATGGTGCGCCACCAGCAGCGAGCCACCGATGCGATCCTCACACATTTCGCCGCTCATCTGGAACCAGCCCTGGGCGACCAAGCCGCATTGTTAGGGACTCCCGACGGGGTCAAAGGATATAAAAATGGGCAGGTGTACTTCCGGGAAGTGCTGAAACTCTCATCAGCTCAGACGACGAAGATTCATGATCGGGTCCCGTATGTCACCTGGGCCTCGGGCAAAAATCCCGCGTTGGCGGCCTATCAGCCCAATTTGCTCAAAGTCGCTGAATCCTTTGCCGAAGGCAAGATTTCCGGCGAAAACCTCGACCGCATCATCAGCATGGACAAAGATCTCACCAAGTACGTGCACAAAACCAAGGCCCTCCCCGGGATCAAACGCGACATCCTGCTGGCCTTTGAAGACGCTCTGGTCGATGCCGCCGAGACTCTGACTCCCGATGAACTCTCCGAAGCCAAAACCCGATGGGCCAACAAAATCGCCCACGCGATCGACCCTGACGGGCCCCTGGTATCCGATGCGCTGCGCAAACAACCCGACAACGCGCTTCGCACCCAGAACCTGGCCGATGGGTCCGGCAAAATCAGCATGCATGCCACCCCGGCGGTGTATGCGGCCTTTAAAAACTGGTCCCTGCATCAGCTGAATTTCAATGGCACCCCGGTCGAGATCCCCCAAGAGGTCCTGGACCTGCTAGCCACCGACGACCAGGAAGCACCTGACCCGGCGGCAGCCGTCAATGACCTCAACGACCTGACATCTAGCCCGGATCCGGATGCTCAAGCTGAAGACCCTCAGGGCGCCACCCTCTCAGCTGAAAAGACGGCGACTATCGACCCGCTCACCACCGGTCAGCGGTTAGCAGCCATTATCATTGGCATGTTTCAAAACTTGTTGACGATGGATCCCAAGGACCTCGGCGTCAAGAAAGCCCACGGCGCCGCAGCGCAGTTGATGATCGTCCAAGACATCCAGACAGCCTATGAAACCCTCGGAGTCGGTGCTCTCCCGGAGGCGGTGCGACGACCACCCCAAGCCGCCGGAGTGTTACCACCGATCATCACGCGTCCGAATCCCGATCACGAGCCGGTATGTTTGAATCCCGATCACACCCGGGGCCACTCCCCACCATCGTGGACTCAGTTTATGTCGGAGGCCGTGAACATCGGCGCCATGCGCCCTGCTGACATTGCTCCATTAGCTTGTGACAGTAAACTCGTGGGCCAAATCTGGAACAGCCACCACGAAGTCCTCGCCCAACACCGAGCCCACAGGCTCTTTACCCCCACCCAACGTCGGGCCATTCTAGCGCGGGACCGTGGCTGCCAAGCCCCCGGCTGCACCGTGCCAGCCGTCTACTGCCAAATCCACCACATTGTGGAATGGCTCAACAACGGCACCACCAACGTCGACAACGCCATCACCCTGTGTGCCCACCACCACGGGGCGGTCCACAACGGCAAATGGAAAATCCGCAAACACCACGGGACCACGTTCTTCCAACCAGCACCCTGGTTAGATCCCACCCAACCCTTACTGCGCAACCTCTACTGGGCGTTATGA
- the fni gene encoding type 2 isopentenyl-diphosphate Delta-isomerase: MAQSRKDDHIRLAAVQQEQLADTRNAFDDVDFIHHALAGINEDDVDISAQFGPWTIPAPIYINGMTGGTDTALPINRALAQAAAATGIPMASGSVAVALEQPETAGSFTVIREHNPDGIVWANLGAGRTLDHAKAAVDLLAADGLQIHVNPIQETVMPEGSRDFGQWLGLIEDIVAGLDVPVIIKEVGFGLSAKTIQQLYDLGVRIVDVAGSGGTNFARIENERTPHPSNAIDVHAKWDWLEPMGLTAVDCLLEMARVPTDLTVVASGGVRNPLDVVRAQALGAHAVGLAGAMLRVAMSDGAEGVTEVLNLFKTRIRQVYALLGAANARQLRATDVIITGTSAERARARNIDVTRFADRFRI, translated from the coding sequence ATGGCACAATCCCGCAAAGACGACCACATCCGGTTAGCCGCCGTCCAGCAAGAACAGCTCGCTGACACGCGCAATGCCTTCGACGACGTCGACTTCATCCACCACGCCCTAGCCGGCATCAATGAGGACGACGTAGATATCAGCGCCCAGTTCGGGCCCTGGACGATCCCGGCACCGATCTATATCAACGGCATGACCGGCGGGACCGACACCGCGCTACCCATTAACCGCGCACTGGCCCAAGCTGCAGCGGCCACCGGCATCCCGATGGCCTCCGGATCAGTAGCCGTCGCGCTAGAACAGCCCGAAACCGCCGGCTCATTTACCGTCATCCGCGAGCACAACCCGGATGGCATCGTCTGGGCCAACCTCGGCGCCGGCCGAACGCTGGACCACGCCAAAGCGGCCGTCGACCTGCTGGCCGCCGACGGACTACAAATCCACGTCAATCCCATCCAAGAAACCGTCATGCCGGAAGGCTCGCGCGACTTCGGTCAGTGGCTGGGCCTGATCGAAGACATCGTCGCGGGGCTCGATGTACCCGTCATCATCAAAGAAGTCGGCTTCGGTCTCAGCGCCAAAACCATCCAACAGCTCTACGACTTAGGCGTGCGCATCGTCGATGTAGCCGGCTCGGGCGGCACGAACTTTGCCCGGATTGAAAACGAACGCACCCCGCACCCCTCCAACGCCATTGACGTCCACGCCAAATGGGACTGGCTTGAACCCATGGGCCTGACTGCGGTCGACTGCCTGCTGGAAATGGCCCGTGTCCCAACCGACCTGACGGTGGTGGCCTCCGGCGGGGTCCGCAACCCCTTGGATGTTGTCCGCGCCCAAGCGCTGGGCGCACACGCCGTCGGACTAGCCGGCGCGATGCTGCGCGTGGCCATGTCGGACGGGGCCGAAGGCGTGACCGAAGTACTTAACCTGTTCAAAACCCGTATCCGTCAGGTGTACGCGCTCCTGGGGGCCGCCAACGCCCGCCAGTTGCGCGCAACCGATGTCATCATCACCGGAACCAGTGCCGAACGCGCCCGCGCGCGCAATATTGACGTCACACGGTTCGCTGATCGGTTCAGAATTTGA
- a CDS encoding DEAD/DEAH box helicase encodes MSSYPFVDIQTVAAAFGDTMTERGRNYAAQDRVLTLKFNEESGRLVGRVRGSEDKIWRASVTLRQTERSLGGIPVWDVEWASCSCPVGVDCKHGAALVFETNHRAVASSDVLTAADLETPEAADDADHGIPGLSWRQVVQELLPTIDSNQDFTDVALGVEIDALHSEPAGYRTRFAWREATSEDLENRNDLTVRLRPLRVGARGGWIKGNMNWTLFDLPFHQSSHTDFQFLPDQHDALHELNRLYTTSVSSLGSTDVITLATINMPQLWDIMAKIDNAGIPLVPLQKIINRVSITEPARIIFDATETETDDVALSIRAQLPTEAVEPSGTLGAIGLYTIDYYPDAGTADINVLPLEQPLTRTVMDLIESPEPMVIPAGDTEEFFDNVYPILAGVIPLASQDQSVELPEIPPSTLELTLEYYQATHQGERQDHVRISSRWDYLGTEDQTEHRQQVLDSISDELELSAVPGKTTLIGAAAARFVDEALPIIQQRPYVRIVETEDRPAYTRLTGDPHIVINATQSEKNDWFDLGFQVTIEERTIPFRQLFIALVRNQDSLLLTDGTYFSLNHPAFEPLRKLLEEASTLDDFGADNPSISRFNASLLEDAEDVADTFHADPTIVEWQKALAVLRNADDIPALDTPPTLQADLRDYQHEGYEWLSYLYDLGLGGILADDMGLGKTVQTLAMIARAKELGEEDPFLVIAPSSVLTVWRDEVERFAPHLKVAVVDVSNLRRTESIKAIRHRADILVTSYAIARLDEDYLAEQDWAGLILDEAQFVKNHQTKAHRAIRNFRAGFKLAITGTPMENTLADLWSIFRLVVPGMLPRYSKFRDDFLRPIEAGQRVARTEPGTSDEERADQQTRSREAMAKLRTKIRPFMLRRTKESVAAELPDKQEMVLQVPMEPEHDKLYQQILQRERKNVLNLVTDMESNRMSIFRSLTLMRMLALDPAIVDDEYAHVPSSKLNELMSRLSEILPEGHRVLIFSQFTSFLARLGQELDGQDIEYAYLDGSTRDRGAVVDQFRSGEAPVFLISLRAGGFGLTLTEADYVFLLDPWWNPAVEAQAVDRAHRIGQDKNVMVYRMVSKGSIEEKVLALQQQKVEMFDALTEDDTAFSSNVTAEDIRALFDDSPVDLEEIQAGATTGSDS; translated from the coding sequence GTGAGCTCTTACCCATTCGTTGACATTCAAACCGTCGCCGCAGCATTCGGCGATACGATGACCGAACGCGGCCGCAATTACGCCGCGCAAGATCGTGTTCTCACGCTGAAATTCAACGAAGAATCCGGCAGGCTGGTCGGCCGAGTGCGCGGCTCCGAAGACAAAATCTGGCGGGCATCCGTCACCCTGCGGCAAACTGAGCGCAGCCTGGGCGGTATCCCCGTCTGGGACGTCGAGTGGGCGTCGTGCAGCTGCCCCGTCGGCGTTGACTGTAAACACGGTGCCGCCCTGGTGTTTGAAACCAATCACCGCGCCGTCGCGTCCTCCGATGTGCTCACCGCTGCCGACCTAGAAACTCCCGAAGCCGCCGACGACGCAGACCACGGCATTCCCGGGCTGTCCTGGCGACAAGTGGTCCAAGAACTGCTGCCCACCATCGACTCGAATCAAGACTTCACCGACGTCGCGCTCGGGGTCGAGATCGATGCGCTGCATTCCGAACCCGCGGGCTACCGGACCCGTTTTGCATGGCGGGAGGCCACTTCCGAGGATCTGGAGAATCGCAACGATCTGACCGTGCGGTTGCGCCCGCTGCGGGTCGGTGCCCGGGGTGGTTGGATCAAAGGCAATATGAACTGGACGCTGTTCGATCTGCCGTTCCACCAGTCATCCCACACCGACTTCCAGTTCCTGCCCGACCAACACGACGCCCTCCACGAACTTAACCGGCTCTACACCACCTCGGTGTCGTCGTTGGGTTCGACCGATGTGATCACCCTGGCCACGATCAACATGCCCCAGCTGTGGGACATCATGGCCAAAATCGACAACGCCGGCATCCCGTTGGTGCCGCTGCAAAAGATCATCAACCGTGTGTCCATCACCGAACCGGCGCGTATCATCTTCGACGCGACCGAAACCGAAACCGACGACGTCGCACTGTCTATCCGGGCCCAACTTCCCACCGAAGCCGTCGAACCATCCGGCACGTTAGGCGCCATCGGACTGTACACGATCGATTATTATCCCGATGCGGGCACCGCTGATATCAATGTGCTGCCGTTGGAACAGCCCCTGACCCGGACCGTCATGGACCTCATCGAGTCGCCCGAACCGATGGTCATCCCAGCCGGAGATACCGAAGAGTTCTTCGACAATGTCTACCCAATACTGGCCGGGGTGATTCCGCTGGCCAGCCAGGACCAGTCCGTCGAGCTGCCAGAAATCCCACCGTCTACGCTGGAACTGACTCTGGAATACTACCAGGCAACTCACCAGGGCGAACGGCAAGACCACGTGCGTATTTCCTCACGCTGGGATTATTTGGGGACCGAAGATCAAACCGAACACCGCCAACAGGTACTCGACAGCATCTCCGACGAACTCGAGCTCAGCGCTGTCCCCGGAAAGACCACGCTCATCGGTGCCGCAGCCGCACGATTTGTCGACGAAGCGCTGCCGATCATCCAGCAGCGCCCCTATGTGCGCATTGTCGAAACCGAAGACCGACCGGCCTACACTCGACTCACCGGTGATCCTCACATCGTCATCAACGCCACCCAGTCGGAGAAAAACGACTGGTTCGATCTGGGGTTCCAAGTCACGATCGAAGAACGCACTATTCCGTTCCGTCAGCTTTTCATTGCGCTGGTGCGAAACCAAGACAGCCTGCTGCTGACCGATGGCACATATTTTTCACTGAACCACCCGGCCTTCGAGCCGTTGCGCAAGCTGCTCGAAGAGGCTTCGACGCTGGATGACTTTGGTGCCGATAATCCTTCGATTTCGCGCTTTAACGCCTCGCTGCTGGAAGATGCCGAAGACGTTGCCGATACGTTCCATGCCGATCCAACGATCGTCGAGTGGCAAAAAGCGCTTGCGGTATTGCGCAACGCCGACGACATTCCAGCGTTGGACACGCCACCCACGCTGCAGGCGGACCTTCGTGATTACCAGCACGAAGGTTATGAATGGTTGTCTTACCTCTATGATCTGGGGTTGGGCGGTATCCTCGCCGACGACATGGGGCTGGGCAAAACGGTGCAGACGCTGGCCATGATCGCTCGTGCGAAAGAACTCGGCGAAGAGGACCCGTTTTTGGTGATCGCTCCGTCGTCGGTATTGACCGTGTGGCGTGATGAGGTTGAACGGTTTGCGCCGCATCTGAAGGTCGCCGTCGTGGATGTATCGAATCTGCGTCGTACCGAATCGATTAAGGCCATCCGGCATCGGGCCGATATTTTGGTTACGTCCTATGCGATTGCACGGTTAGATGAGGATTATCTCGCCGAACAGGACTGGGCCGGGCTGATCCTCGATGAAGCCCAGTTCGTGAAAAACCACCAGACGAAGGCGCATCGCGCTATTCGGAATTTCCGGGCTGGCTTCAAGCTGGCTATCACCGGTACTCCGATGGAGAATACGCTGGCTGATTTGTGGTCGATTTTCCGGTTGGTGGTACCGGGGATGTTGCCGCGGTACTCCAAGTTCCGGGATGATTTCTTGCGGCCGATCGAGGCGGGCCAGCGGGTGGCTCGTACAGAACCGGGTACGTCGGATGAAGAACGTGCCGACCAACAAACGCGATCTCGCGAAGCGATGGCCAAGCTCCGCACGAAGATCCGGCCGTTTATGCTGCGTCGTACAAAAGAATCTGTTGCAGCTGAGTTGCCGGACAAACAAGAGATGGTGCTGCAGGTCCCAATGGAGCCGGAACACGATAAGTTGTATCAGCAGATTCTGCAGCGCGAACGCAAGAATGTGTTGAACCTTGTGACGGACATGGAATCGAATCGGATGTCGATTTTCCGTTCGTTGACGCTCATGCGCATGCTGGCTTTGGATCCGGCGATTGTCGACGATGAGTACGCGCATGTCCCATCTTCGAAGCTCAATGAGCTCATGTCGCGTTTGTCTGAGATTCTGCCGGAAGGCCACCGAGTGCTGATCTTCTCGCAATTCACCTCATTCTTGGCGCGCTTAGGTCAAGAGCTGGACGGACAGGACATTGAGTATGCCTACCTGGATGGGTCTACTCGTGATCGCGGTGCCGTTGTGGATCAGTTCCGTTCCGGGGAGGCACCGGTGTTCCTGATTTCCTTGCGTGCCGGCGGGTTTGGTCTCACACTCACTGAGGCTGATTATGTCTTCCTCTTGGATCCGTGGTGGAACCCTGCGGTCGAGGCTCAAGCTGTCGACCGTGCGCACCGCATTGGCCAGGACAAGAATGTCATGGTCTATCGGATGGTGTCGAAGGGTTCGATCGAAGAAAAAGTCCTGGCACTGCAGCAGCAGAAAGTTGAGATGTTTGATGCTTTGACCGAGGACGATACCGCATTCTCCTCCAACGTCACGGCTGAAGACATCCGTGCTCTGTTTGACGATAGTCCAGTTGATCTCGAAGAGATACAAGCCGGTGCCACAACCGGTTCAGACAGCTAG
- a CDS encoding hydroxymethylglutaryl-CoA synthase — MKIGIHDLEVATSHYVLDLDTLAEQQNIDPNKYHLGLGQDTFSMPAPDEDIITMAAEAAATLLERHEVSKIRQVLFATESSIDQSKAAGVYLHELLGLPANVRSVELKQACYSGTAALQMAVNAIARNPEEQILVIASDVARYALDSGGEPTQGAGSVAMLIAADPNLVEIEPGSGFHTSDVNDFWRPNDSTTPFVDGQLSLDAYLNATNAAWDDLAARRELAVEDIHRFLHHQPFTKMARKQLAALAVHTGTELSDDLIEESMSYNRALGNTYTASLYFALTAQLHNNADLAGKRLGFFSYGSGAVAEFFTGVVQEQYRDHIYPQNVEKQLDNRVNLTYDEYRTLHEGYAATSETFTTPKTTNAPFRLSGVTEHQRRYEAQ, encoded by the coding sequence GTGAAAATAGGCATCCACGATTTGGAAGTCGCCACTTCCCACTACGTGTTGGACCTCGATACGCTGGCCGAACAGCAGAATATCGATCCCAATAAATACCATCTTGGCTTGGGCCAAGACACCTTCTCGATGCCTGCTCCCGATGAAGACATCATCACGATGGCGGCCGAAGCTGCTGCCACGTTGCTGGAACGCCACGAGGTGTCCAAGATCCGTCAGGTGCTGTTTGCTACTGAATCCTCGATCGATCAGTCTAAAGCCGCCGGCGTCTACCTCCACGAACTGCTCGGGCTACCCGCCAACGTGCGTTCTGTGGAATTGAAACAAGCCTGCTATTCGGGCACCGCGGCGCTGCAGATGGCCGTCAACGCCATTGCCCGTAACCCCGAAGAGCAGATCCTGGTCATTGCCTCCGACGTGGCACGCTACGCGCTGGACTCCGGGGGAGAACCAACCCAGGGGGCCGGTTCGGTGGCCATGCTGATTGCCGCCGACCCGAACCTGGTGGAAATCGAACCCGGCTCTGGCTTCCATACCTCTGATGTCAATGACTTCTGGCGTCCCAATGACTCCACCACGCCGTTTGTCGACGGTCAGCTTTCCCTGGATGCCTACCTCAACGCCACCAACGCGGCGTGGGACGACTTGGCGGCCCGTCGCGAGCTCGCCGTCGAGGACATTCACCGGTTCCTGCACCACCAGCCGTTCACCAAAATGGCACGCAAACAGCTTGCCGCACTGGCTGTGCACACCGGCACCGAGCTCTCCGATGACCTGATCGAAGAGTCGATGAGCTACAACCGCGCCCTGGGCAACACTTACACCGCGTCGTTATACTTCGCGCTGACCGCCCAGCTGCACAACAACGCCGACCTGGCCGGCAAGCGCCTGGGCTTCTTCTCATACGGCTCCGGCGCTGTGGCCGAGTTCTTCACCGGTGTGGTCCAAGAACAGTACCGCGACCACATCTACCCGCAGAACGTCGAGAAGCAGCTCGATAACCGGGTGAATCTGACCTACGACGAGTACCGCACGCTCCACGAGGGGTATGCGGCTACGTCGGAAACCTTTACGACCCCCAAAACGACCAATGCACCCTTCCGGTTGAGCGGCGTGACCGAACACCAGCGCCGCTACGAGGCACAGTGA
- a CDS encoding hydroxymethylglutaryl-CoA reductase, with protein sequence MIDPTPIEPSKSTYNDTFSTAVPTRWVGPLRMTGAAFDGVEEVDVPLATYETPLWPSVGRGAKISRMLTSGITATVHDERMTRSVLFTASDAGAAQAAADTIAARFDELAEIVTAGSRYAQLIEAHPEIVGNLLFVRFAYLTGDASGHNMTTAASDTLMSTILSWNIGLSYGSISGNFCTDKKATAVNGILGRGKKVTAELIIPHDIVENNLHTTADQVVQLVVTKNYVGSNVAGAIRSANAHFANMLLAFYLATGQDAANIVEGSQGFVWAENRAEGLYFAVTLPHLIVGTVGNGKHLPYIEEAMARMGIGQRGEPGADSRRLASLIAASVLAGELSLLAAQTNPGELMEAHVAYERSQAQAE encoded by the coding sequence GTGATCGATCCAACGCCAATTGAACCCTCAAAGTCCACGTACAATGACACCTTCAGCACCGCCGTCCCCACCCGTTGGGTTGGTCCGCTGCGCATGACCGGTGCAGCCTTCGACGGCGTCGAAGAAGTTGACGTACCGCTGGCGACCTACGAAACCCCGCTGTGGCCATCCGTCGGACGTGGCGCAAAAATCTCGCGCATGCTGACCTCGGGCATCACCGCCACCGTCCACGATGAACGCATGACCCGCTCGGTGCTGTTCACCGCCTCGGACGCCGGCGCAGCACAAGCCGCAGCCGACACGATTGCCGCGCGTTTTGATGAGCTAGCCGAAATCGTCACCGCCGGCTCCCGGTATGCCCAACTCATTGAGGCACACCCCGAAATCGTCGGCAATCTGCTCTTTGTGCGGTTTGCTTACCTAACCGGCGACGCCTCGGGCCACAACATGACCACCGCAGCCTCCGATACGTTGATGTCGACCATTCTGTCGTGGAACATCGGACTGTCCTACGGTTCGATCTCGGGGAACTTCTGCACCGATAAAAAGGCTACCGCCGTCAACGGGATTCTGGGCCGCGGCAAGAAAGTCACCGCCGAGCTGATCATCCCGCACGACATCGTCGAGAACAACTTGCACACCACCGCCGACCAAGTCGTACAACTGGTAGTTACCAAAAACTACGTCGGCTCCAATGTGGCCGGCGCCATCCGCTCGGCCAACGCGCACTTTGCCAATATGCTCTTAGCGTTCTACTTAGCCACCGGCCAGGACGCAGCAAATATTGTAGAAGGATCCCAAGGATTCGTGTGGGCTGAGAACCGTGCCGAAGGCTTATACTTCGCTGTGACCCTACCCCATCTGATCGTTGGAACCGTGGGCAATGGCAAACATCTGCCCTACATTGAAGAGGCAATGGCGCGCATGGGCATCGGCCAACGTGGCGAACCCGGCGCAGATTCGCGTAGACTGGCAAGCTTGATTGCCGCTAGTGTCCTGGCGGGCGAACTGTCGCTGCTGGCAGCTCAAACCAACCCCGGCGAACTGATGGAAGCACACGTAGCCTACGAACGCTCGCAAGCACAGGCAGAATAA
- a CDS encoding phosphomevalonate kinase, whose translation MTQRLPFRVAAPGKLYVAGEYAVVTPGQQAILIAVDRYVSATVTPAQPAQTATPTEQVLAHDHGVAAAANRSFGTDYALAAWLVMDALRAERGIDPIPVDLHFDSTLRSDTGEKYGLGSSGAATMAVITAFNELYDLGLTVTEKLKLGILASIEISPRASGGDLAAGALGGWVYYQAPDRDHLARVLSDNVSVTEAMTGPAWLPMRARRIPTPSEVQVLIGWTGSPAATDHLVSQATTNGNGLDWDADFLRPSAANVNSLLLALAEEKFPLIHAGIRTARKLLARMAHDTTTLVETPALTTLIDTAERFAGTSAKTSGAGGGDCGIVLAEPWVNADDIYAAWRDHGIQPLPLSVTQLGAGRKE comes from the coding sequence CCATTTTGATTGCCGTGGATCGGTATGTGAGCGCCACCGTTACACCAGCCCAACCGGCTCAAACCGCGACCCCCACCGAGCAAGTCCTGGCCCACGACCACGGTGTCGCAGCCGCGGCGAACCGCAGCTTTGGGACAGATTATGCGCTGGCCGCCTGGTTGGTCATGGACGCACTGCGCGCCGAACGCGGCATCGATCCCATCCCCGTCGACCTGCATTTTGACTCCACGCTGCGCTCAGACACCGGGGAAAAATACGGGCTCGGCTCCTCCGGGGCTGCCACCATGGCCGTGATCACGGCCTTCAACGAGCTCTATGATCTCGGCCTGACCGTGACCGAAAAGCTCAAGCTCGGCATTCTGGCCTCGATCGAGATCTCCCCGCGTGCCTCGGGCGGTGACCTGGCAGCCGGCGCCCTGGGCGGCTGGGTGTACTACCAAGCACCAGACCGCGACCACCTGGCCCGGGTACTGTCCGACAACGTCTCGGTGACCGAAGCCATGACCGGCCCCGCCTGGCTTCCGATGCGCGCTCGTCGCATCCCCACCCCGTCCGAGGTTCAGGTGCTCATCGGTTGGACCGGCAGCCCCGCGGCCACCGACCACCTCGTCAGCCAAGCGACCACCAACGGCAACGGACTGGACTGGGACGCCGACTTCCTGCGCCCCTCGGCCGCCAACGTCAACAGCCTGCTCCTGGCGCTGGCCGAAGAAAAGTTTCCGCTGATCCACGCCGGGATTCGCACGGCCCGCAAACTCCTGGCTCGCATGGCCCACGACACCACCACGTTGGTCGAAACCCCCGCGCTGACCACGCTGATCGACACTGCCGAACGGTTCGCCGGCACCTCGGCCAAAACCTCCGGCGCCGGTGGGGGAGACTGCGGTATCGTCCTGGCGGAACCCTGGGTCAACGCTGACGACATTTACGCCGCCTGGCGCGACCACGGCATCCAGCCACTACCGCTTTCCGTGACCCAACTGGGTGCCGGACGCAAGGAGTAA